GAGTTTTGTTCGTTGACTTTCAATCACTGCGTTCGCCGACGCCACCCGCACCGAACTGCTCGCCAGCGACGACTTCGCCGCCTTTGACGACGGTTCGTGGCTCTCGAATCGCGGCGGTGTCTTCGAGTGGGTTCGAATCGAGGACGAGGAAGTCCGCGTAGTTCTCCGCTTCGAGCGTTCCGGCGTCTTCCAACCCGATTACGTCGGCCGCCTTGCCGGTCATGGCGACCAGAGCATCCATCGGGTCCATCGCGTGTTCGACCATGAACGAGATTTCCGTGGCGTTCGCTCCGTGGTAGTTGAACGGCGTCCCGGCGTCGGTGCCGCCGACGATTTCGACGCCCGCTTCGACCGCGCGCTGGAACGACTCGATGTGGCGTTCGTAGACGACGTTCGTCTTCTGGAGGCTCTCGTCGGTCGCGTGGTCGGCGTTGCGCACGATGCGGTACGGTGCCGAAAGCGTCGGCACGAGTGTCACGTCTTCGGCGACGAGCATCTCGACGGCGTCGTCGTCCAGATACGTCCCGTGTTCGACGGTATCGACGCCAGCGCGGACTGCGGCTTTGACTCCTTCCGCACCGTGGGCGTGCGTGGCGACGTGGACGCCGCGGCGGTGTGCTTCGTCCACGAGTGCGTCCATCTCCTCGGGCGTGAACGCGGGCGTGTCGGGGTCGGTTCCAGGCGTGGTCACCCCGCCGGTCGCCATGAACTTGATGAACTGGGCGCCCTGTTTGACCTGTTCGCGGACCGCACGTCGGCAGTCGGTCGGCCCATCGACTTCTCGACCGAGGTGGTGGCCGTGACCGCCCGTAATCGTGATCGAGCGGCAGTTCGCCACCATGCGCGGGCCGGGCACGTCACCACGGTCGATTCGCTCTGCGAGGAGTACGTCCAAGTCCTTCGCACCCATCGCACGGACGCCGGTAACGCCCGATTGGAGCGTCTTGCGGGCGTTTCGCGCTTCGACCAGCATCAGTTCGGCCTCGCTCATCTGGACGACCTCTGCGACGCTGGCCTCGCCCGAGAGCGAGAAGTGAACGTGTGCGTCCACCAGTCCGGGGACGATGGTCTTGCCAGCGAGGTCGTAGATTGCTTCTTCGGGACCGGGGGTCGCGTCGCCGACCGCTGTAATCCGACCGCTCTCCCGGTCGAACTGGACCGCCGCTTCTTCGTAGAGTTCGCCCGTCCCGTCCAGCAGGCGAACGTCGCGTAGAATCATTTCCTGAAACTTTCCGTTGGCATCCCTTGAATCTACTGAACCACGCTCTCGCGCGTCGAGCGGATAGTTTTCGGGCGAACAGTCGTGTCATCGCAGTGTCCAGAGGCCGCAATATTCTCATTGCTTCGGTTAGACTGCCTGACTATGTCAGGTTTCGAAGACAGTTCTCTCCCCCTCGGTCGCGGTGCAGTCGGCGGTATCGCGGCGTGGTTGTTCGGCTATCTGGTCGCGTACGTATGGAAATCGAACGCAGTCGCCGAGACGTTGGAAGGCGTCGGGTTCATCTCGCAACTGCTCGGTGGCGAGGCAGTGCCGACGTGGAAGGGCGTCGCGTGGCTGTTCATGAACGCGCACTTCGTCGCGGCGAAGGCACCGACCATCACGGGTGCCACGCAGACGGTCAACCTCGTGACTGCAGAAGAGGGCCCGACGGCACTGCTCGTGCTGCCGCCACTCGTCTTGATACTTGCCGGAATAGCCGTCGCGTACGGCCTGACTCGGAGCGAGGACCCCATCGCAGGCGCCAAATCGGGCGCGACGCTCGCGCTGGGCTACCTTCCTCTCTCAATCGGGGCGGCGTTCCTCACGAGTCACGCGATTGGCGACACCGACGCCGCAATCGCGCCCGACCCCGTCACCGCGATATTGCTCGCTGGCGTCGTCTATCCGGTCGTGTTCGGCGGACTCGGCGGAGTCGTGCCGAGTTACTTGGAGTGACCTACAGTTCTCGGGCGACCATCTCGCCCCAGTGTTCGAAGCCGTGTCTCTCGTAGAACGCCTGCGCACGGTCGTTTTCCCGGTCCACGTCGAGGACAAGTCTGTCGAGTGGTAAATTCTGTGACTCGGCGAACGCGACTGCGGCGGCCATCAACTCGTCCGCGATTCCGGTCCCTCTGGCTTCCGCTCGGACGAAAATCTCGTTCAACACGGCGGCGTCCCAAATCATGGCGAACTGCTGAGGTAGGACGAAGACGTAGCCGAGGAGTTCGCTCTCTCCCGCCGATGCGGAGTCGGCGTTCGTGGACGCCGACTCAGCGACCAGCACGCACCGCTC
The sequence above is a segment of the Halorussus halophilus genome. Coding sequences within it:
- a CDS encoding GNAT family N-acetyltransferase; amino-acid sequence: MDDVAVRPYDLDRDAEDLWELKRGFELGLGSGTGTDDKQEVYEAKLDDDYRERYLNWARWCVSHDERCVLVAESASTNADSASAGESELLGYVFVLPQQFAMIWDAAVLNEIFVRAEARGTGIADELMAAAVAFAESQNLPLDRLVLDVDRENDRAQAFYERHGFEHWGEMVAREL
- a CDS encoding transporter, with the translated sequence MSGFEDSSLPLGRGAVGGIAAWLFGYLVAYVWKSNAVAETLEGVGFISQLLGGEAVPTWKGVAWLFMNAHFVAAKAPTITGATQTVNLVTAEEGPTALLVLPPLVLILAGIAVAYGLTRSEDPIAGAKSGATLALGYLPLSIGAAFLTSHAIGDTDAAIAPDPVTAILLAGVVYPVVFGGLGGVVPSYLE
- a CDS encoding metal-dependent hydrolase family protein; this translates as MILRDVRLLDGTGELYEEAAVQFDRESGRITAVGDATPGPEEAIYDLAGKTIVPGLVDAHVHFSLSGEASVAEVVQMSEAELMLVEARNARKTLQSGVTGVRAMGAKDLDVLLAERIDRGDVPGPRMVANCRSITITGGHGHHLGREVDGPTDCRRAVREQVKQGAQFIKFMATGGVTTPGTDPDTPAFTPEEMDALVDEAHRRGVHVATHAHGAEGVKAAVRAGVDTVEHGTYLDDDAVEMLVAEDVTLVPTLSAPYRIVRNADHATDESLQKTNVVYERHIESFQRAVEAGVEIVGGTDAGTPFNYHGANATEISFMVEHAMDPMDALVAMTGKAADVIGLEDAGTLEAENYADFLVLDSNPLEDTAAIREPRTVVKGGEVVAGEQFGAGGVGERSD